The window ACACTCGGCACCAACGCCGCAAGCCTTGCGTATTGCCAAGGTTCAGCGTATTCAGGACTTTCTCTTTCATGGAATTACGCAATTCTTTGCTTTGACAGTCTTAATTGCCTTGCTTGGCATTATTATTTCGCTAATATCTAACGCTTGGCCCGCTTTGAGCACCTTTGGCATCGGCTTTTTCTTTAGTCAAGAATGGGATGTCATCAAGGGTCAGTTTGGCGGTCTCATTGCGATCTATGGCACCTTAGCCACTTCTATCATTGCTTTATTGATCGCCGTTCCTCTGAGCTTTGGTATTGCGGTCTTTCTTACTGAATTATGCCCAAGCTCTCTGCGTCGACCTTTAGGAACTGCGGTAGAGTTGCTCGCAGCTGTTCCATCTATTATTTACGGTATGTTCGGCCTGTTCATTTTTGCACCCTTATTCGCGGAGTATGTTCAGCCAGCTTTAGCCGGAACCCTGGGTCAGATCCCTGGTTTAGGAATATTGTTTTCAGGTGCCTTTAACGGTATTGGTATCCTCTGTGCCGGTTTGATCCTGGCAATGATGATTTTGCCTTTCATTGCCTCTGTGATGCGCGATGTTTTCGAGATTGTTCCACCTGTACTCAAAGAGTCTGCCTATGGTATCGGTTGCACTACTTGGGAAGTAGTTAAAAATGTAGTCCTGCCTTACACCAAAGCAGGTGTGATCGGCGGCGTGATGTTAGGACTAGGCAGGGCGCTTGGTGAAACTATGGCCGTAACTTTCGTGATCGGTAATGCACACCGTTTATCGCCATCCTTATTTGCACCAGGTACTTCCATTGCCTCCACACTCGCTAATGAGTTTGGCGAGGCTGAAGCGGGCAACCATTTATCCTCCTTATTCGCCTTAGGTTTGGCGCTTTTCATCATCACCTTTATTGTGTTGGCATTGGCTAAGTGGATGCTCAACAGTATGGAGAAGAGGCAGGGCTTAAAAACATGAGTAATTTTTCCAATATTGATCTCTCCCTTTTTGCGAAACGTAAGCGTGCCAATAAGATCGGACTAACCCTTTCTATGGGTGCCATGACTATTGGCATGATCTTTTTATTCTGGATTTTGGGTGTGTTGTTGTTTAAGGGTTTTGCTGCCCTTGATATTTCGCTATTTACGCAAAGTACTCCAGCGCCAGGTTCTGAAGGTGGTGGTCTAGCCAATGCGATTCTCGGAAGCCTCATGATTGTTGCCAGTTGTACATTTATCAGTACACCAATAGGTGTGCTGGCTGGCTTATATCTTTCCGAATACGGGGATAGAAGTAAGGTAGCTGGGATAACCCGTTTTGTTACTGACATCATGTTGTCTGCCCCATCAATTGTGATCGGCTTGTTTGTGTATGCCCTCGTCGTTGCCCAAGTGCGCCACTTCTCTGGCTGGGCCGGTACGCTTGCTTTGACTTTAATTGCTGTTCCAGTTGTTGTTCGTACTACGGAGAATATGCTGCGCTTAGTCCCTGGCAGCTTGCGTGAAGCAGCTTATGCTTTAGGTACGCCGAAATGGAAAGTGGCTTTTAAGATTTCTTTAAGAGCAGCGCAAAGTGGTGTGATGACTGGCATTTTGTTGGCCTTGGCTCGAGTCAGTGGTGAAACAGCGCCTTTATTGTTCACTGCTCTGAATAATCAGTTCTTCTCCACCAATATGAACGCACCTATGGCGAATTTGCCGGTAGTGATCTTCCAGTTTGCAATGAGTCCCTACGACAACTGGGTGGATCTTGCTTGGGGTGGTGCACTATTAATTACGTTTGCTGTATTGGGCTTCAATATCTTGGCTCGAGTGTTATTTCGAGACAAGGTCCAAGGATAATGAGTAATATGAAAACAATGTTTGACTTAAACAAGATCGATGGTCAAGGAGCAGTAATGAACGATACGACAAGCCAAAACGCACCAGCTGCGGTTAAGAATGCAATCGAAGTGCGTAACTTGAACTTTTTCTACGGCTCCTTTCAGGGTTTGCAGAATATTAACTTGGACATTGAAGAGGGCAAAGTTACTGCCTTTATTGGTCCTTCTGGTTGCGGCAAATCCACATTGCTCAGAACTTTGAATCGTATGTACAGTCTTTATCCAGGTCAACGTGCCGAGGGTGAGATTAATTTCTATGGCCAGAACATTTTGACCCCCGATCAAGATGTGAATCTACTGCGCTCAAGAATCGGCATGGTTTTCCAAAAGCCAACACCATTCCCAATGTCTATTTATGAGAACATCGCCTTTGGTGTGCGTCTATATGAAAAGCTTTCACGCTCTGAAATGGATGAGCGTGTGGAGTGGGCCTTAAATAAGGCTGCTTTGTGGAACGAAGCAAAAGACAAGCTAAACCAAAGTGGTTTATCTCTTTCGGGTGGTCAGCAGCAACGTTTATGTATTGCCCGTGGTGTAGCTGTTAAGCCTTCCGTAATGTTGCTAGATGAGCCAACTTCTGCCTTGGATCCAATCTCAACCGGTAAGATTGAAGAGCTGATTAATGAGCTCAAGCATGAATACACCATCGCGATTGTTACTCACAATATGCAGCAGGCCGCTCGCGTATCAGACTACACTGCCTATATGTACCTAGGAAGCTTAATCGAGTACGGTAAGACTGATGAAATCTTCATTAAGCCTAAGCGTAAAGAAACAGAAGATTACATTACCGGTCGTTTCGGTTAATCGGAGATATATATGGTAGATAAACACCTTTCGTCACAGTTTGACGCTGACTTAAATGCTCTTTCAAGTCGTTTGCTAGAAATGGGCGGTCTTGTTGAATCACAGATTTCAACAGCAATGCGCGCATTTACGCAAATGGATGTTGAGACATGCAATGTTGTCATTCAGAATGAAAAGCTCGTCAACGATCTAGAGATTCAGATTGACTTAGCTTGTACCGAATTGATTGCACGCCGTCAGCCAACAGCAAGAGACCTGCGCTTGGTGATGGCGGTTTCTAAAGCGATTACCAATTTAGAGCGTGCGGGTGACGAGGCGGAGCGCGTTGCCAAGAGAACCAAGCGCTTAATTGAATCTAGTGCTCCACACAATATCAACGTGGCTGAGATTCGTTTATCTGGGCAGATGGCGATCTCATTGCTCCGTCGTAGCTTGGATGCTTTTGCGCGTCTAGATACTGTCGCTGCAGCTGAGGTAGTTGAAGAAGACCGTCAAATTGACGAAGAGTTCAGAGGTTTTGTGCGTAAATTGATTACTTATATGATGGAAGATCCCCATACGATTTCCACGGGCTTAGATATGCTGAGCATTGCTAAGGCGATTGAGCGGATTGGCGATCACGCTAAGAATATTGCTGAGTTCGTAATTTATGTAGCTAAGGGATCCGATGTGCGACATATTCCTCATGAAGATTTGGTTCGCGAGGCTAATAAAGAGTAAGCCGGACCATTACGGAGCTGACTATGACTCACCGCATATTGATTGTCGAGGACGAGCCTTCTATTGCAGAGCTGATTGCAATCAATTTAACTCATGCCGGATATGATGTTGAAAAGGCGATGCAAACGGATATTGCATTGAATATGATGCGCGACCAGCTTCCCAGCCTATTGATTTTAGATTGGATGCTGCCCGGAAAGTCTGGCGTTCAATTTGCTAAAGAGCTAAGGGCAAATGACCGTACCCGTTCTTTGCCGATCCTAATGCTCACCGCTAAAAGTGAAGAGTCGGATAAGGTTTTGGGCTTGGATTCTGGTGCAGATGACTATGTGACTAAACCTTTTTCGCCAAAAGAGTTAGTAGCGCGTGTAAAGGCGCTTTTGCGTCGCCAAAGTCCTGTAGAGGATTCTGGGCCCTTATCTGTTGGCCCCTTAAAGCTTGACCCTTCGTCTCATCGAGTAATGGCTGTTTGGCCCAATACAGAGCCTCAAATTGTCTCCTTAGGGCCTACTGAGTATCGATTACTTCAGTTTTTAATGGCCAACCCAGAGCGAGTCCATTCACGGGCTAATTTGCTGGATAAGGTATGGGGTAATGAGGTCTACATTGAAGAGCGTACTGTGGATGTTCATATTAAAAGGCTCAGAGCTGCTTTAGCTACTTCAGATTGCGATCGCTACATCGAGACTGTGCGTGGCAGCGGCTACCGCATCACCAAGATTCCTACCCAGACCTGATTCTATAGGCCCTCTGATTAGTTTTTCTAATCCGCTGGTCTAGATGCTCTAAGATTGTCGTATGTTATCTGTTATTACCCGTTTTAGTCTCCTCATTTGTCTAGCGTTTCTTGCGGCTTCTATTGCATTAAGCCACTTAGGCCCTTTTCCAGCCATAGCCGCTGGAATATCTATCCTGTCCATCCCTTTAATCTATTCGTATATTAATTTAGCGCGCTTACGAAAATTTACAGGTGAGGATGCCTTGGAGTCTATGCCTTTACCTAGCGGCTACTGGGAGGAGATTTTTTTCCGCATTCAGCGTTTAGTCCGCAATCTCAAGCAACAAATTCGGTCCATTGAAAAGCAGCACAGTCGATTTATTGAGGCTTTTCAGGCCTCTCCCAACGGTATTGTGATGTTGGATGATCAGGATCAGATCGAGTGGTGTAATGCCATTGCAGAGCGCTTCTTTGGTTTAAGCTTCAAGCGCGATGTATTACAAAGAATCAACTTCCTGATTCGTCGTCCCGAGTTTGTGCAATACCTTTATAAGCGTCAATTTGAAGAGCCATTGCTGCTTGAGAGGATGGGTCCTGCCGCCAACTTGAGTCTGATGTTGCAAGCCTTTCCGTTTGGGGATCAGCGCCATCTCTTACTGATTCAAGATGTCACAGATTTGCAGAAAGCCGATGCGATGCGACGTGATTTCGTGGCCAATGTTTCCCATGAGATGAGAACGCCAATTACCGTCTTGATGGGTTTCTTAGAAACGATGCAGTCATTAGATTTGGATAAGACCCAGCAAAATCAGTATTTTGAGATGATGATGTCTCAAGCTCAGCGTATGAAGAGTCTTGTAGAAGATCTTTTAACTTTAGCTAATCTTGAGGCTAATACATTGCCTGCACCTATGCAGGCAATTAGCATTACGACCTTAATGGCCCTTCTGAAAAATGATGCAGAAGCGCTTTCTCAAGGGCGTCATGCATTTAATTTTAATATCTCCAGTCCAAGTCATTTGTTGGGAGAGGAGCGAGAGATCCTCTCTGCGTTTGGTAACTTGGTATCGAATGCAATTCGTTACACGCCAGACGTCGCCTCAATTAGCGCGAATTGGCGCATCAATGAACGCGGGGAGGGTGAGTTTTCTGTGACCGACACTGGCCCCGGCATTGCTTCAGAGCACTTATCTAGATTGACTGAGCGCTTTTATCGAGTGGACAGAAGTCGCTCTAGGGATACTGGTGGAACGGGCTTAGGTTTGGCGATCGTCAAGCATATTGCTAATCGCCATCACGCTCAGCTCCTTATTGAGAGCACTCCTGGGAAGGGTAGTACTTTTATCCTACGCTTTCCCAAGGAGCGGATTGCTGATTAAGGGTGATTCTTTAGCTTAATCCTTCCTGTCTTTCTTATCCTTCCTGTCTTTCTTATCCTTTTTCTCTTTCTTTTTCTTGGATTCCTTAGGAAGCTTCTCTAGACTGCCGTTGGCATATAAGCACCAAACCTTAATCTCTTCCAATAACTCATTTAAATCGTCATAAGAGAGATTCTTAAAGTCTTGCAAGCCAATAGCGCCAGACTCTTGGAGCTGTTGAACAGCGTCTTCATATTTGTAATCGCTCATGGTTTTCCAGGTAAAAAGTAATCAGAACGAACACATCCTAGCAAAGTAATATGACAAAAGTGCTTTTTTTGATCTGAATGGGGGTTTTTAGTCTGGCCCTGAGGAAATCTCCGAGCTGCGCTTGACGCCGGTCAATCTCCCAATTAAGCGTTCTAGTGGCCCACCAATTATTAGGGTTATTAAAATAGCGAGAAATGCTAAGCCTCCCAATGCAAGCTCGCCAGCGCCAAATGCAGCTGCAATGAGGGCGCAAGACCAGATGCTGGCCGAGGTCGTTAGGCCATGCACCCGTTGTGAGCTACGCTCCCTGATGATGACTCCAGCCCCTAAAAACCCTAGTCCTGTGATGAGCCCCTGCAATACGCGACTGAGAGCTTGTACATCAGTAGCTCCAAGGTGGCCAATCGATAGAACCGCAGTAGCTGAACCAATGGCAACAAGGCAGTGGGTACGAATGCCCGCAGATTTATGATGCATCCAGCGGTTTAAGCCTAAAACCGTACCCGCTACGAGTGCTAGAAAAAGCCGTAGCGCCATTTCTCCGTACAGATTCCAGTATTCCATATCGCCCTTTATCTGATTACTTCAATACTTGCAGTATTAAATAATCTTTTTAATCTTCAGCCCTAGGTATACGGCGCTACCCACACATGCCATGAGGACCATGACAATATAGAAGGATTCTTTTAAGCCAGGTAAGTCTTCCATATTCATACCCATGATGCCAGTCAATAGGGTCATCGGCAAGAAGATCACGGTCATCACTGACAGCACCTGTAGGTTGCGAGCGTTAAATTCGGCGACATGCGCTGCTTGCTCATCCTGCAATACCTTAGCTCTATCGTATAAATTGGAAATTTCTTGAACTAAGTAGGAGAGTAGATCTAAATCTTCATTAAGGCTGAATTTATCGTCCTCAGAAAACCAGTAGGGCAAACGTTTTTGCAGTCGATGCAGTGCAATTAACTCTGGAGAAAATTGACGCCTTAAGCGACTGCATTGAATGCGTATGCGACCTAAATACTCATGCTCTGGCAAATCTTGACCTTTGAGTAGGATTTCTTCTAAATCATCCATGGTCTCGGATAGTCGGATCAATAGCGTTCTGAGGTATTCAGCACGCAAATCAATGAGTTCATGAAAAATCTCAATAGCTGAGCGCGGATTTAATAGACCATTTCTTAAATCAAAGCGCAATTTATCAGTAGTTCTTAATGGATTATTTCTCAGGGAGATCATCAGCCGTGGCGTCATAATCGCCCATAAGGTGCCCAAACTAGAGTCACCTTCACCTTCACCAAACTCTTGATGAAAATCATTCATGACCATGAGTAAGCAGTCATCTAGTTTTTCAATACGCTCAAGCCGGCTACGGGTTACACCTTCATCAATCATCTCTACAACTCGCTCGGGCACTAAGTCGGTATTTTTTAGCCAGCGCTGCACTTGAGAGTTAGATAAATTGAGATGAAGCCAAATCGATAGCTCGGGCTTATCCAAAGAATTGGCGATATTAGCAAGTGGAATCTCATGGTTTTCACCTGAGCTAGTCATCGCCCATGCAAAGACAACGCCATTGACTGGAAAGGGGTGGTGTATTAGTTCTGTCACGGATTGGCTTATCTATTGTTATTGGTTAAATAATGACAGCTCATTGCGTATTAATTTGTTGAATATATTTTTTGACATACGCTTGTCTTATTGAGTTTATAAAATTACGAGCAGTAATGGAATTTAATAGTAATAAT is drawn from Polynucleobacter arcticus and contains these coding sequences:
- the phoR gene encoding phosphate regulon sensor histidine kinase PhoR translates to MLSVITRFSLLICLAFLAASIALSHLGPFPAIAAGISILSIPLIYSYINLARLRKFTGEDALESMPLPSGYWEEIFFRIQRLVRNLKQQIRSIEKQHSRFIEAFQASPNGIVMLDDQDQIEWCNAIAERFFGLSFKRDVLQRINFLIRRPEFVQYLYKRQFEEPLLLERMGPAANLSLMLQAFPFGDQRHLLLIQDVTDLQKADAMRRDFVANVSHEMRTPITVLMGFLETMQSLDLDKTQQNQYFEMMMSQAQRMKSLVEDLLTLANLEANTLPAPMQAISITTLMALLKNDAEALSQGRHAFNFNISSPSHLLGEEREILSAFGNLVSNAIRYTPDVASISANWRINERGEGEFSVTDTGPGIASEHLSRLTERFYRVDRSRSRDTGGTGLGLAIVKHIANRHHAQLLIESTPGKGSTFILRFPKERIAD
- the pstB gene encoding phosphate ABC transporter ATP-binding protein PstB, with translation MNDTTSQNAPAAVKNAIEVRNLNFFYGSFQGLQNINLDIEEGKVTAFIGPSGCGKSTLLRTLNRMYSLYPGQRAEGEINFYGQNILTPDQDVNLLRSRIGMVFQKPTPFPMSIYENIAFGVRLYEKLSRSEMDERVEWALNKAALWNEAKDKLNQSGLSLSGGQQQRLCIARGVAVKPSVMLLDEPTSALDPISTGKIEELINELKHEYTIAIVTHNMQQAARVSDYTAYMYLGSLIEYGKTDEIFIKPKRKETEDYITGRFG
- the pstC gene encoding phosphate ABC transporter permease subunit PstC; the protein is MIESTQSHSAPTPQALRIAKVQRIQDFLFHGITQFFALTVLIALLGIIISLISNAWPALSTFGIGFFFSQEWDVIKGQFGGLIAIYGTLATSIIALLIAVPLSFGIAVFLTELCPSSLRRPLGTAVELLAAVPSIIYGMFGLFIFAPLFAEYVQPALAGTLGQIPGLGILFSGAFNGIGILCAGLILAMMILPFIASVMRDVFEIVPPVLKESAYGIGCTTWEVVKNVVLPYTKAGVIGGVMLGLGRALGETMAVTFVIGNAHRLSPSLFAPGTSIASTLANEFGEAEAGNHLSSLFALGLALFIITFIVLALAKWMLNSMEKRQGLKT
- the phoB gene encoding phosphate regulon transcriptional regulator PhoB, whose protein sequence is MTHRILIVEDEPSIAELIAINLTHAGYDVEKAMQTDIALNMMRDQLPSLLILDWMLPGKSGVQFAKELRANDRTRSLPILMLTAKSEESDKVLGLDSGADDYVTKPFSPKELVARVKALLRRQSPVEDSGPLSVGPLKLDPSSHRVMAVWPNTEPQIVSLGPTEYRLLQFLMANPERVHSRANLLDKVWGNEVYIEERTVDVHIKRLRAALATSDCDRYIETVRGSGYRITKIPTQT
- the phoU gene encoding phosphate signaling complex protein PhoU yields the protein MVDKHLSSQFDADLNALSSRLLEMGGLVESQISTAMRAFTQMDVETCNVVIQNEKLVNDLEIQIDLACTELIARRQPTARDLRLVMAVSKAITNLERAGDEAERVAKRTKRLIESSAPHNINVAEIRLSGQMAISLLRRSLDAFARLDTVAAAEVVEEDRQIDEEFRGFVRKLITYMMEDPHTISTGLDMLSIAKAIERIGDHAKNIAEFVIYVAKGSDVRHIPHEDLVREANKE
- the pstA gene encoding phosphate ABC transporter permease PstA, producing MSNFSNIDLSLFAKRKRANKIGLTLSMGAMTIGMIFLFWILGVLLFKGFAALDISLFTQSTPAPGSEGGGLANAILGSLMIVASCTFISTPIGVLAGLYLSEYGDRSKVAGITRFVTDIMLSAPSIVIGLFVYALVVAQVRHFSGWAGTLALTLIAVPVVVRTTENMLRLVPGSLREAAYALGTPKWKVAFKISLRAAQSGVMTGILLALARVSGETAPLLFTALNNQFFSTNMNAPMANLPVVIFQFAMSPYDNWVDLAWGGALLITFAVLGFNILARVLFRDKVQG
- a CDS encoding CorA family divalent cation transporter; this encodes MTELIHHPFPVNGVVFAWAMTSSGENHEIPLANIANSLDKPELSIWLHLNLSNSQVQRWLKNTDLVPERVVEMIDEGVTRSRLERIEKLDDCLLMVMNDFHQEFGEGEGDSSLGTLWAIMTPRLMISLRNNPLRTTDKLRFDLRNGLLNPRSAIEIFHELIDLRAEYLRTLLIRLSETMDDLEEILLKGQDLPEHEYLGRIRIQCSRLRRQFSPELIALHRLQKRLPYWFSEDDKFSLNEDLDLLSYLVQEISNLYDRAKVLQDEQAAHVAEFNARNLQVLSVMTVIFLPMTLLTGIMGMNMEDLPGLKESFYIVMVLMACVGSAVYLGLKIKKII
- a CDS encoding MgtC/SapB family protein, with the translated sequence MEYWNLYGEMALRLFLALVAGTVLGLNRWMHHKSAGIRTHCLVAIGSATAVLSIGHLGATDVQALSRVLQGLITGLGFLGAGVIIRERSSQRVHGLTTSASIWSCALIAAAFGAGELALGGLAFLAILITLIIGGPLERLIGRLTGVKRSSEISSGPD